A portion of the Carya illinoinensis cultivar Pawnee chromosome 11, C.illinoinensisPawnee_v1, whole genome shotgun sequence genome contains these proteins:
- the LOC122280548 gene encoding oleosin H2-like — translation MAEQYQQQRSTDAGMKGMFSEKGKGQGPPTSKVLAVVTLLPLAGFFLLLSGLTLGATLIGLAVSAPLFFICSPVLVPAAVVIALAVTAFLASGAFGITGFSSLSWIANYLRRTRVPEQLEHAKRRAQEAPGPMGQKAREMGQTVTGKAQETAGKAQEAVRGEEKRT, via the coding sequence ATGGCCGAGCAGTACCAACAACAACGCTCCACCGATGCCGGCATGAAAGGCATGTTCTCTGAAAAGGGTAAGGGTCAGGGTCCCCCGACTTCGAAAGTTCTAGCAGTTGTTACTCTCCTACCCCTCGCCGGTTTCTTTCTCCTCCTTTCTGGTCTCACGCTCGGGGCAACGCTCATCGGGCTCGCTGTATCGGCCCCGCTGTTCTTCATTTGCAGCCCGGTTTTGGTCCCGGCGGCAGTAGTCATTGCCTTGGCAGTGACCGCGTTTTTGGCGTCGGGAGCTTTCGGTATCACCGGGTTCTCGTCGCTCTCGTGGATAGCCAACTATCTGCGTCGAACAAGGGTGCCGGAGCAACTCGAACATGCAAAGCGGCGGGCCCAGGAGGCGCCTGGGCCAATGGGTCAGAAGGCTAGGGAGATGGGTCAGACTGTCACCGGCAAGGCCCAGGAAACAGCTGGAAAGGCTCAAGAGGCTGTGAGGggtgaagaaaaaagaacatgA